One segment of Zhihengliuella halotolerans DNA contains the following:
- a CDS encoding ABC transporter ATP-binding protein, producing the protein MEPVIEVENLTKNFGKVRALDGLDLSVAPGEVHGFLGPNGAGKSTTIRVLLGLLRADAGVTRLFGDDPWAHAVELHRRLAYVPGDVTLWPKLTGGEAVDLLGGLRGGLNAARRAELLDRFDLDPTRKGRTYSKGNRQKVALVAALAADVDLLVLDEPTSGLDPLMELVFQETVREAVADGKTVLLSSHILAEVEALCSRVTIIRDGATVQTGSLAELRRLTRSNVILDADVTAEELGRLDVVHAITTDAERLHFSVDDGGMGAVLSVLAGREVRSLTATPPSLEELFVHHYDAAAGRNDVAGAGRDGDSVRKAAHRA; encoded by the coding sequence ATGGAACCCGTCATCGAGGTCGAGAACCTCACGAAGAACTTCGGAAAGGTCCGGGCACTCGACGGGCTCGACCTGAGCGTCGCGCCGGGCGAGGTCCACGGCTTCCTGGGGCCCAACGGCGCTGGCAAGTCGACGACGATCCGCGTCCTGCTGGGCCTGCTGCGTGCTGACGCCGGAGTGACCCGGCTCTTCGGCGACGACCCGTGGGCGCACGCAGTCGAGCTGCACCGCCGGCTCGCCTACGTCCCGGGCGACGTGACTCTCTGGCCGAAGCTGACCGGCGGCGAGGCCGTCGACCTGCTCGGAGGGCTGCGCGGCGGCCTGAACGCCGCGCGCCGCGCCGAATTGCTCGACCGCTTCGACCTCGACCCCACCCGGAAGGGGCGCACTTACTCCAAGGGCAACCGCCAGAAGGTTGCCCTCGTCGCGGCCCTCGCCGCTGACGTTGATCTGCTGGTCCTCGACGAGCCCACCTCGGGGCTCGATCCGCTCATGGAGCTCGTCTTCCAGGAGACCGTGCGCGAGGCCGTCGCCGACGGGAAAACCGTTCTGCTCTCGAGCCACATCCTCGCCGAAGTCGAGGCCCTGTGCTCGCGGGTCACGATCATCCGCGACGGTGCGACCGTGCAGACCGGCTCGCTCGCCGAGCTGCGCCGCCTCACGCGCAGCAACGTCATCCTCGACGCCGATGTTACGGCGGAGGAACTGGGCCGGCTCGACGTCGTGCACGCGATCACCACGGACGCCGAGCGTCTGCACTTCAGCGTGGACGACGGCGGGATGGGCGCCGTGCTCTCGGTCCTCGCCGGGCGCGAGGTGCGGTCGCTGACCGCGACCCCGCCGAGCCTGGAGGAGCTGTTCGTGCACCACTACGACGCGGCGGCGGGACGAAACGACGTAGCCGGTGCCGGCCGTGACGGCGATTCAGTGCGGAAGGCGGCGCATCGGGCATGA
- a CDS encoding FadR/GntR family transcriptional regulator: MNLSDSPTAGLPPIERSSAAEAVFRSLRQAIGDGTLPVGTKLAAEARLAADFGVSRSVVREALRSCAALGLTRTETGRGTFVVATRPPQDLVLGAYSAHDLNQARPHIEIPAAELAAGHRADDELAGLRRLVDAMDAEDDGEAWVELDASFHAAIADASGNAVFAKIVADIRDALTHQSETLNLVAGRRRTSDAEHRHILEAIAARDPQAAAAAMEAHLGAVRRTVTTIVEETEK; the protein is encoded by the coding sequence GTGAACCTGTCAGACAGCCCTACAGCCGGACTGCCTCCGATCGAGCGCAGCAGCGCCGCCGAAGCCGTCTTCCGCTCCCTGCGCCAGGCCATCGGAGACGGCACACTGCCCGTCGGGACCAAGCTCGCCGCCGAGGCGCGCCTCGCCGCCGACTTCGGCGTCAGTCGCTCCGTGGTCCGCGAGGCTCTGCGCTCGTGCGCCGCGCTCGGCCTGACGCGCACGGAGACGGGCCGCGGCACGTTCGTCGTCGCCACCCGCCCGCCGCAGGACCTCGTCCTCGGCGCCTACTCGGCCCACGACCTCAACCAGGCCCGCCCGCACATCGAGATCCCGGCCGCCGAGCTCGCCGCCGGGCACCGCGCCGACGACGAGCTCGCCGGGCTCCGCCGCCTCGTCGACGCCATGGACGCGGAGGACGACGGCGAGGCCTGGGTCGAGCTCGACGCCTCCTTCCATGCCGCCATCGCCGACGCCAGCGGCAACGCCGTCTTCGCGAAGATCGTCGCCGACATCCGCGATGCCCTCACGCACCAGTCCGAAACCCTGAACCTGGTCGCCGGCCGCCGTCGCACGTCGGACGCCGAGCACCGTCACATCCTGGAGGCGATCGCGGCTCGCGATCCGCAGGCGGCCGCCGCCGCCATGGAGGCCCACCTGGGCGCCGTCCGCCGCACCGTCACCACCATCGTCGAGGAGACCGAGAAGTGA
- a CDS encoding TetR/AcrR family transcriptional regulator yields MPASDITARARIRDTAIEQIARKGYGVSMRVIAEAAGVSLGLINHHFGSKVGLRTACDDHVLETIRNVKSETVRGGAAATLAALGRMSEYANLTAYCLRAISTGGEVARRFVDHFVADSRTWMAQGVADGTLRPSVDEEARIRMMTLQGFGGMQLYLAQRMGEADVELAPDQINALLEDYLGEYGLVTLELYSFGLFATSDIFDAFLQAGPNPGAATTEEH; encoded by the coding sequence ATGCCGGCCTCCGACATCACCGCCCGGGCGAGGATCCGGGACACCGCGATCGAGCAGATCGCGCGCAAGGGGTACGGCGTGAGCATGCGCGTCATCGCCGAAGCCGCCGGAGTCAGCCTCGGGCTGATCAACCACCACTTCGGATCCAAGGTCGGCCTCCGCACTGCCTGCGACGACCACGTGCTCGAGACGATCAGGAACGTCAAGAGCGAAACCGTGCGCGGCGGGGCCGCGGCGACGTTGGCCGCCCTTGGCCGGATGAGTGAATACGCGAACCTCACCGCGTACTGCCTGCGCGCGATCTCCACCGGTGGGGAGGTCGCCCGCCGATTCGTCGACCACTTCGTCGCCGACTCGCGCACCTGGATGGCACAGGGGGTCGCCGACGGTACGCTGCGACCCTCCGTCGACGAGGAAGCGCGCATCCGCATGATGACGCTGCAGGGATTCGGCGGCATGCAGCTCTACCTCGCTCAGCGCATGGGTGAAGCAGACGTGGAACTGGCCCCCGATCAGATCAACGCGCTGCTCGAGGACTACCTGGGCGAGTACGGTCTGGTCACCCTCGAGCTCTACAGCTTCGGGTTGTTCGCCACGTCCGACATCTTCGACGCCTTCCTGCAAGCCGGGCCGAACCCCGGCGCCGCGACCACCGAGGAGCACTGA
- a CDS encoding CoA-binding protein — protein sequence METKPHSNDPSVIKRLMTTPGRWAVVGLTNNPSRVALPVATWVRDRLGMEIVPVNPRGEDVLGARGHTRLADIEGHIDVVDCFVNSERVGDVVDQAIEIGAGAVWLQLGVIDEDAARRAKEAGLDVVMNTCPKIEAVRLP from the coding sequence ATGGAGACGAAGCCGCACTCGAACGATCCGTCCGTCATCAAGCGCCTGATGACCACCCCGGGCCGGTGGGCCGTCGTCGGCCTGACGAACAATCCATCCCGCGTCGCGCTGCCCGTGGCGACGTGGGTTCGCGACCGGCTGGGCATGGAGATCGTCCCCGTGAACCCGCGCGGCGAGGACGTGCTCGGGGCGCGCGGGCACACCCGGCTCGCGGACATCGAAGGGCACATCGACGTCGTCGACTGCTTCGTGAACTCCGAGCGCGTCGGCGACGTTGTCGACCAGGCGATCGAGATCGGCGCCGGTGCGGTCTGGCTGCAGCTCGGGGTCATCGACGAGGACGCCGCCCGGCGCGCGAAGGAGGCCGGGCTCGACGTCGTGATGAACACCTGCCCGAAGATCGAGGCGGTGCGGCTGCCGTGA
- a CDS encoding MmcQ/YjbR family DNA-binding protein, giving the protein MSGGLTTADVRRMCLALPGAFEDQPFGPDTLVVKVRGRAATRPKMFALIWSEGREVAGAGTAPAATARMNLKVDPALGDQLRAAHPEITPGYHMNKRHWVTLICGPGLPEAMVRDMIEDSYDLVVETLPAADREALGWRRSVGA; this is encoded by the coding sequence GTGAGCGGCGGCCTGACGACGGCGGACGTGCGCCGGATGTGCCTCGCGCTGCCTGGTGCGTTCGAGGACCAGCCCTTCGGCCCGGACACCCTCGTGGTCAAGGTGCGCGGGCGTGCGGCGACCCGGCCCAAGATGTTCGCGCTGATCTGGAGCGAGGGCCGGGAGGTCGCCGGGGCAGGGACGGCCCCGGCGGCGACGGCGCGCATGAACCTGAAGGTCGATCCTGCGCTCGGCGACCAGTTGCGGGCCGCGCACCCCGAGATCACGCCCGGCTACCACATGAACAAACGCCACTGGGTGACGCTGATCTGCGGGCCGGGGCTGCCGGAGGCCATGGTGCGGGACATGATCGAGGACTCGTACGATCTCGTCGTGGAGACCCTGCCGGCCGCGGATCGGGAGGCGCTCGGCTGGCGCCGCTCGGTCGGCGCGTGA
- a CDS encoding asparaginase, translating to MNTTLPRHAPVALQSRGDLVESVHYGSAVVLSSAGEVLYSIGDPDALFYPRSALKPLFAAGMHDAGAQLTHEQLALAAASHSGAARHQEVALSTLAAAGLDESALANSLDLPYGPAERAAFLAAGGSPTRLAQNCSGKHAALVALCAARGWPVAGYLQPGHPVADLLAGSVSTLTGAVPAVASTDGCGTPVYALTLTALARAFSRLATAPAGTGARAVADAMSAHPELVAGEGRDVTAFMRAVPGSIAKDGFEGIQVAALPDGTAVAVKVSDGGDRARMPVATAALLRAVCDAELAAALDPLTRVSVLGGGEHVGWLDAAF from the coding sequence GTGAACACCACTCTGCCCCGCCACGCACCCGTCGCCCTGCAGAGCCGCGGCGATCTCGTCGAGAGCGTGCACTACGGTTCCGCCGTCGTCCTCTCCTCCGCCGGCGAGGTGCTGTACTCGATCGGCGATCCGGACGCGCTGTTCTATCCGCGCTCGGCACTCAAGCCGCTCTTCGCCGCCGGAATGCACGACGCCGGCGCGCAGCTCACGCACGAGCAGCTCGCCCTCGCGGCCGCGAGCCACTCCGGCGCCGCGCGGCACCAGGAGGTCGCGCTCTCGACCCTCGCCGCGGCCGGTCTCGACGAGTCGGCTCTGGCCAACTCGCTCGATCTGCCCTACGGCCCGGCCGAGCGCGCGGCTTTCCTCGCCGCCGGCGGGTCGCCGACGCGACTGGCCCAGAACTGCTCGGGCAAACACGCCGCGCTCGTCGCACTGTGCGCCGCCCGCGGCTGGCCGGTCGCGGGATACCTGCAGCCCGGGCACCCGGTCGCCGACCTGCTGGCCGGCTCGGTCTCCACCCTCACCGGCGCGGTGCCGGCTGTCGCGAGCACCGACGGCTGCGGCACCCCCGTCTACGCGCTCACGCTGACCGCGCTGGCGCGGGCTTTCTCCCGCCTCGCCACCGCGCCGGCCGGCACCGGTGCCCGCGCGGTCGCGGACGCGATGAGCGCACACCCGGAGCTCGTCGCCGGCGAAGGCCGCGATGTGACCGCGTTCATGCGGGCCGTGCCCGGCTCGATCGCCAAGGACGGGTTCGAGGGCATCCAGGTCGCCGCGTTGCCGGACGGGACCGCCGTCGCGGTCAAGGTCTCCGACGGCGGGGACCGCGCCCGCATGCCCGTCGCCACCGCCGCGCTGCTGCGCGCGGTCTGCGACGCCGAACTCGCCGCGGCCCTGGACCCGCTGACCCGCGTATCCGTGCTCGGCGGCGGCGAACACGTCGGCTGGCTCGACGCCGCCTTCTAG
- a CDS encoding VOC family protein yields the protein MDLVQVNFKARDHERVGKFWADALGWGLSSEGPGVSNVEPVGFDWPDPSAVCIDVVAVPDLESVAYRGHLDLATESAQHHAELVARLVSLGATEADIGQGEVPWTVLADPEGNVFCVLEPREVYRDTGPIATVVVDCADPRAMAEFWGAATDWTVHAADDEHARLRSARGVGPYLEFLRTPDPHADRHRLHLDLMPPPDGDQAAEAERLRSLGARDADVGQGEAPWMCLADPEGNEFCIIAPR from the coding sequence ATGGATCTCGTTCAAGTCAATTTCAAGGCGCGCGACCACGAGCGGGTCGGCAAGTTCTGGGCCGACGCACTCGGCTGGGGCCTCTCGAGCGAGGGCCCCGGCGTGAGCAACGTCGAGCCGGTCGGGTTCGACTGGCCGGATCCGTCGGCTGTGTGCATCGACGTCGTCGCGGTGCCCGACCTCGAGTCGGTCGCGTACCGGGGGCATCTGGATCTCGCCACCGAGTCGGCGCAGCACCACGCCGAGCTCGTCGCGCGGCTCGTCTCGCTCGGCGCGACGGAGGCCGACATCGGCCAGGGCGAGGTGCCCTGGACGGTCTTGGCCGACCCGGAGGGCAACGTGTTCTGCGTGCTCGAGCCGCGTGAGGTCTACCGCGACACCGGCCCCATCGCGACCGTCGTCGTCGACTGCGCGGACCCGCGGGCCATGGCCGAGTTCTGGGGCGCGGCCACCGACTGGACGGTGCACGCGGCGGACGACGAGCACGCCCGGCTGCGCTCGGCCCGCGGCGTCGGGCCCTACCTGGAGTTCCTGCGCACGCCCGACCCGCACGCGGACCGGCACCGGCTCCACCTCGATCTCATGCCGCCACCCGACGGCGATCAGGCCGCGGAGGCCGAGCGGTTGCGGTCTCTCGGCGCGCGGGACGCCGACGTCGGGCAGGGCGAGGCGCCCTGGATGTGCCTGGCCGACCCGGAGGGCAACGAGTTCTGCATCATCGCGCCGCGGTGA
- a CDS encoding putative quinol monooxygenase, whose translation MIFIVVKFTVKPESADTFIGATRPFTEATRAEAGNLWFDWSRSVEDPNEFVLVEAFADDAAEAHVSSDHFAAGLEAMRPHLVETPRIISRQIDGDSWDAMGELQID comes from the coding sequence ATGATTTTCATCGTCGTTAAGTTCACCGTGAAGCCCGAATCCGCCGACACCTTCATCGGGGCCACGCGCCCGTTCACCGAGGCCACCCGCGCCGAGGCCGGGAACCTCTGGTTTGACTGGTCCCGCAGCGTCGAGGATCCGAACGAGTTCGTGCTCGTCGAGGCCTTCGCCGACGACGCCGCCGAGGCGCACGTGAGCAGCGATCACTTCGCGGCCGGGCTCGAGGCCATGCGCCCGCACCTCGTCGAGACCCCGCGCATCATCAGCCGCCAGATCGACGGCGACAGCTGGGACGCCATGGGCGAACTGCAGATCGACTGA
- a CDS encoding LuxR C-terminal-related transcriptional regulator translates to MVQRGGVVVRPRLSERLERCHAVTIVQAPPGYGKTALLADWVEHAPSAHTAHAPDLPGILAAQTGGVVVVDDFARHETAGLAESIVSALARPGAPRLIVATRTTPLLRMYAWDYGLDVGTVGAGDLLATESELAEMVAAWGGRAPDGLHEATGGWPRVARLLVEEGSAEEYLRHAVLARLERQSLAFALALSSSRSLAPAHRRVSPGAGAPSSDVFERLLESGVVQRRVDGCEHVPPVVAAALRLLVPEQEALAWHRALVEELGHDGDAASRAPRMEHARASEDWGVLAQLWTRHGLQLLEVDEAAVARVYSDVPAEAVATWPVLTLAVATARALRDRRPFHDVQPVLWQAARRAAQQFKGPGMDHGGDLENYIYLAATALIDARMDGRWEEHRRIAEAAEERYRAERGPVPDSQRYAWFLLQVFLGEMTAGDAVRAKPAGRRAHVVAHDAPDSRVSSAAAAAGMCALATIEGSARDAAYWSEQYAAVAREEAWGFGYATSLFALVRAMRAVDRLDLEAAEAALSDAGDPRCDVEFWPFALLPRTQLALLRGAPGDMLDEIDRVVSAHQAQYDAGGWGTRVVACLRVELLTALGEVGRALEIAESVADASTAVIPLGARAHLVAGDAGRAFEMARQPRWDAGVTPRTRLGRLLVTAGAAEQLGDRHGADAAFSAALALSGATGLMATVAKLPRQVRQALLERHHRALSAEALELLSGYREVFETSTEPVRLTPREKVVLAEMGRATTLAEVARRLTVSANTVKKQAISVYAKLGVHDREAALERARVLGLLPPAD, encoded by the coding sequence ATGGTTCAACGAGGGGGCGTCGTCGTACGCCCGCGCCTGTCAGAGCGTCTTGAGCGCTGCCACGCGGTCACGATCGTTCAGGCGCCGCCCGGTTACGGCAAGACCGCGCTGCTGGCCGACTGGGTTGAGCACGCTCCCTCGGCCCACACCGCCCACGCCCCCGACCTGCCCGGGATCCTCGCTGCGCAGACCGGCGGGGTCGTCGTCGTGGATGATTTCGCCCGGCATGAAACCGCCGGGCTTGCGGAGAGCATCGTCTCAGCGCTGGCCCGCCCCGGAGCTCCGCGCCTGATCGTCGCCACACGGACCACGCCCCTGCTGCGCATGTACGCGTGGGACTACGGGCTCGACGTCGGCACTGTCGGGGCCGGGGACCTTCTGGCCACCGAGTCGGAACTCGCGGAGATGGTCGCCGCGTGGGGCGGGCGGGCCCCGGACGGCCTGCACGAGGCGACCGGCGGCTGGCCCCGCGTCGCCCGACTCCTCGTCGAGGAGGGGTCCGCGGAAGAGTACCTGCGCCACGCCGTCCTCGCCCGGCTCGAACGGCAGAGCCTGGCCTTCGCGCTCGCCCTCTCCTCGAGCCGCAGCCTGGCCCCCGCCCACCGCCGGGTCTCACCCGGTGCGGGCGCGCCGTCGTCGGACGTTTTCGAGCGACTGCTGGAGTCCGGCGTCGTGCAGCGCCGCGTCGACGGATGCGAGCACGTCCCGCCCGTCGTCGCAGCCGCGCTGCGCCTCCTCGTGCCGGAGCAGGAGGCGCTGGCGTGGCACCGCGCGCTCGTCGAGGAACTCGGGCACGACGGCGACGCCGCCTCCCGCGCGCCCCGCATGGAGCACGCCCGGGCGAGCGAGGACTGGGGCGTCCTCGCCCAGTTGTGGACGCGGCACGGGCTGCAGCTGCTGGAAGTGGACGAGGCCGCCGTCGCGCGGGTCTACTCCGATGTTCCCGCCGAGGCCGTCGCCACGTGGCCGGTCCTGACGCTGGCCGTCGCCACGGCCCGGGCCCTGCGCGATCGACGGCCGTTCCACGACGTGCAACCCGTGCTGTGGCAGGCCGCGCGGCGGGCGGCGCAGCAGTTCAAGGGCCCCGGAATGGATCACGGCGGCGATCTCGAGAATTACATCTACCTGGCGGCCACGGCGCTCATCGACGCGCGGATGGACGGGCGCTGGGAGGAACATCGACGTATCGCCGAGGCGGCGGAGGAGCGGTACCGCGCCGAGCGCGGCCCCGTGCCCGACAGCCAGCGGTACGCGTGGTTCCTGTTGCAGGTGTTCCTGGGCGAGATGACGGCAGGCGACGCGGTGCGTGCGAAGCCGGCGGGGCGGAGGGCGCACGTCGTGGCGCACGACGCTCCCGACTCGCGGGTCTCGTCGGCTGCGGCGGCGGCCGGCATGTGCGCGCTCGCCACGATCGAGGGGTCGGCGCGGGACGCGGCCTACTGGAGTGAGCAGTACGCGGCCGTGGCCCGCGAGGAGGCGTGGGGCTTCGGCTACGCGACGAGCCTGTTCGCGCTCGTGCGCGCGATGCGGGCCGTCGACCGCCTCGACCTCGAGGCCGCCGAGGCGGCGCTGAGCGACGCGGGCGACCCGCGCTGCGACGTCGAGTTCTGGCCGTTCGCCCTGCTGCCGCGCACCCAGCTCGCGCTGCTGCGCGGTGCGCCGGGCGACATGCTCGACGAGATCGACCGGGTGGTTTCGGCGCACCAGGCGCAGTACGACGCCGGCGGGTGGGGGACGCGCGTCGTCGCGTGTCTGCGCGTCGAACTGCTGACGGCGCTCGGCGAGGTGGGGCGCGCCCTGGAGATCGCCGAGTCCGTGGCGGACGCCTCGACGGCGGTCATCCCGCTGGGCGCGCGCGCCCACCTGGTCGCCGGAGATGCAGGGCGGGCGTTCGAGATGGCGAGGCAGCCGCGGTGGGACGCCGGCGTCACCCCGCGGACCCGCCTCGGCCGGCTGCTCGTGACGGCGGGCGCCGCCGAACAGCTGGGGGACCGCCACGGGGCCGACGCCGCGTTCTCCGCCGCACTCGCGCTCTCCGGGGCAACGGGGCTCATGGCCACCGTGGCGAAGCTGCCGCGCCAGGTCCGGCAGGCCCTGCTCGAACGCCACCACCGCGCGCTGAGCGCGGAGGCGCTCGAACTGCTTTCCGGTTACCGCGAGGTCTTCGAGACAAGCACCGAGCCGGTGCGCCTGACGCCGCGGGAGAAGGTAGTTCTGGCGGAGATGGGCCGTGCAACGACGCTCGCTGAGGTTGCTAGAAGGTTGACCGTTTCAGCAAACACGGTTAAGAAACAAGCCATCTCCGTCTACGCGAAGCTCGGCGTGCACGATCGGGAGGCCGCGCTCGAGCGGGCGCGCGTGCTGGGGCTGCTGCCTCCGGCTGACTGA
- a CDS encoding ABC transporter permease, translated as MSHTFAGTGRLAAAMLRADRIRIPVWVLAMAAFVAYAAAGIPAVMGEEGLQARAEVMKEPAGAMMAGPGYGIENYTIEILMANEMLGMFAVAVAIMSLLLVVRHTRAEEEAGRTELVRAAPVGRFAQLTAALLVLLAANAAVAVGLGAAMVAVGMAPTLDAWVFGAALGGVGLVFGTTAAVTSQLSANSRAASGMAGGLLGAAYVLRAVGDAQQPGGSALSWLSPIGWAQQLRVFVDLRPEPAWLAAGAVVVLSGTAYALAARRDVGAGLLPERRGRARASAAGRTLLGVTIRLERPRLIWWAVGLYVFAALTGSLAGPMAEVMGEQPQLLAVLGVDPADEEAMASLVSEAMGMFLMFFAMAVAVYAAAAAHRLRGDEAEFRTELALSAAVQRAWWLGAPLLVSVVGSALLLVVAGVGLGTGAAAEIGAGAVGEFALAALAYAPLLACWAAAAMLLYGLGRGSAVLWAVLGAAFVIGMYGSLLDVPAAVQDAEPFGMVEAMALAGGDGDWTPIWWAAAVAAVLSAAAMALFRRRDLTG; from the coding sequence ATGAGCCACACTTTCGCCGGAACGGGGCGGCTCGCCGCCGCCATGCTGCGGGCGGACCGCATCCGCATCCCCGTCTGGGTCCTAGCCATGGCGGCCTTCGTCGCCTACGCCGCCGCCGGTATCCCCGCCGTCATGGGCGAGGAGGGGCTGCAGGCGCGCGCGGAGGTCATGAAGGAGCCGGCCGGGGCGATGATGGCCGGACCCGGGTACGGGATCGAGAACTACACGATCGAGATCCTCATGGCCAACGAGATGCTCGGCATGTTCGCGGTCGCGGTCGCCATCATGTCGCTGCTGCTCGTCGTCCGACACACGCGCGCCGAGGAGGAGGCCGGCCGCACGGAACTGGTCCGGGCCGCTCCGGTCGGGCGGTTCGCGCAGCTCACGGCCGCGCTGCTCGTGCTGCTCGCCGCGAACGCGGCCGTCGCCGTCGGTCTAGGCGCCGCGATGGTCGCGGTCGGCATGGCGCCGACGCTCGACGCCTGGGTCTTCGGCGCCGCACTCGGCGGCGTGGGGCTCGTCTTCGGCACGACGGCGGCCGTCACGTCCCAGCTGAGCGCGAACTCCCGTGCCGCCTCCGGCATGGCCGGCGGTCTGCTTGGCGCCGCCTACGTCCTGCGGGCCGTCGGCGACGCGCAGCAGCCCGGCGGCAGCGCCCTCTCCTGGCTCTCTCCGATCGGCTGGGCGCAGCAGCTGCGCGTCTTCGTGGATCTGCGCCCGGAGCCGGCGTGGCTTGCTGCGGGCGCCGTCGTCGTGCTGAGCGGAACGGCGTACGCGCTTGCCGCGCGCCGCGACGTCGGGGCGGGCCTGCTCCCCGAGCGCCGCGGTCGGGCTCGTGCGAGCGCGGCCGGCCGGACCCTGCTGGGAGTGACGATCCGGCTCGAGCGTCCGCGCCTGATCTGGTGGGCGGTCGGGCTGTACGTGTTCGCCGCGCTGACCGGATCGCTCGCCGGGCCGATGGCCGAGGTGATGGGGGAGCAGCCGCAACTGCTGGCGGTCCTCGGGGTGGACCCGGCTGACGAGGAGGCGATGGCGAGCCTGGTCTCGGAGGCGATGGGGATGTTCCTGATGTTCTTCGCGATGGCGGTGGCGGTCTATGCCGCGGCGGCGGCCCACCGGCTGCGCGGGGACGAAGCGGAGTTCCGCACCGAACTCGCGCTCTCGGCCGCGGTGCAGCGCGCGTGGTGGCTCGGCGCCCCGCTGCTCGTCTCCGTCGTCGGCAGCGCGCTGCTGCTTGTCGTCGCCGGCGTCGGACTCGGCACGGGCGCGGCGGCCGAGATCGGGGCCGGGGCCGTCGGCGAATTCGCGCTCGCCGCCCTTGCGTACGCGCCGCTGCTGGCCTGCTGGGCGGCCGCGGCGATGCTCCTCTACGGGCTCGGCCGCGGTTCGGCGGTCCTCTGGGCGGTGCTCGGGGCCGCATTCGTGATCGGCATGTATGGGTCGCTGCTCGACGTGCCCGCTGCCGTGCAGGACGCCGAACCCTTCGGGATGGTCGAGGCGATGGCCCTCGCCGGCGGCGACGGCGACTGGACGCCGATCTGGTGGGCCGCTGCCGTGGCTGCGGTGCTGTCGGCGGCCGCGATGGCGCTGTTCCGCCGCCGCGACCTGACGGGGTAG